CGATCACCCTGCGCCAGACCGTCGAGATGGTCCGTACGACGATCGAGGTGATGGAGTCCGCCATCGAAGAGGTGGCCGCTCCGGGAGACGAACAGATCCTGCGCGAGGCGCTGCTCGTCTACGCGCGGGAGATCGCGTTCGCGACCGCCCAGGTGTACGCGCAGGCCGCCGAGGCGCGCGGCGCGTGGGACGCCCGGCTGGAGTCCCTCGTGGTCAACGCGGTGCTGTCCGGCGAGGCGGACGAGGGCGCGCTGTCCCGGGCCGCGGCGCTCGGCTGGAGTTCCCCCGATCACGTGTGCGTGGTGCTGGGGACCGCCCCTGAGGGGGACAGCGAGCTGACGGTGGAGGCGATCCGGCGGGCCGCCCGGCACCACAAGCTGCAGGTGCTGACCGGGGTGCTCGGCGACCGGCTCGTCGTGATCGCGGGCGGCAGCGACAACCCGATGCAGGTCGCGAAATCCCTGATCGGGCCGTTCGCGGCGGGCCCGGTCGTGGCCGGTCCGGTGGTCTCGGACCTGTTGAACGCGACGAAGTCGGCGCAGGCCGCGGCGGCCGGGCTGAAGGCGTGCACGGCGTGGCAGGACGCCCCCCGGCCGGTCCTCGCCGATGATCTTCTTCCGGAGCGCGCGATCGCTTCCGACCCTTCCGCCCGCGAGCAGTTGGTGGAGGAGATCTACAGACCGCTCGAAGAGGCCGGGTCCGCTCTGCTGGAGACGCTGAGCGTGTACCTGGAGCAGGCGAGCAGCCTCGAAGGGGCGGCCCGGATGCTGTTCGTGCACCCGAATACGGTGCGGTACCGCCTCCGACGTGTGACCGACGTCACCGGCTGGTCGCCCTCCGATGTCCGTTCTGCGTTCACCCTGCGGATCGCCCTGATCCTGGGGCGCCTGGCCGACGGCGAAGCGCCGTCCTAGACTTTTGTCGGACATCAACAATTACCCCGACGGTTCTTCGTCCCTGTCCCCACGGGCGGCACGGGCCGAACTCAAGAGAGAGTGTGAGGGTGCTCGTACTCGTCGCTCCCGGCCAAGGCGCTCAGACGCCCGGCTTCCTGACTTCCTGGCTCGACCTCCCCGGTGCCGCTGACCGCGTCGCCGCATGGTCGGACGCCATCGAGCTCGACCTTGCCCACTACGGCACCAAGGCCGACGCGGACGAGATCCGCGACACCGCCGTGGCCCAGCCGCTGCTGGTGGCGGCGGGTCTGCTGTCCGCCACCGCGCTGGGCTCCCCCGCCGCGTTCGGCGCGGTCGCCGGTCACAGCGTCGGTGAGATCACCGCCGCCGCGTTCGCCGGTGTGCTGGGCGAGGCGGACGCGCTGTCCTTCGTCCGCACCCGCGGGCTGGGCATGGCGGAGGCCGCCGCGGTCACCGAGACCGGCATGGCC
This is a stretch of genomic DNA from Streptomyces sp. NBC_00536. It encodes these proteins:
- a CDS encoding PucR family transcriptional regulator; this translates as MPQPEREQPPAHPTHPAHQVLPAHPHTATLRRLEKSSGRLAANAIARMDETLSWYRAMPPENRSWIGLVAQAGIAAFTEWFRHPETPQAISTDVFGTAPRELTRAITLRQTVEMVRTTIEVMESAIEEVAAPGDEQILREALLVYAREIAFATAQVYAQAAEARGAWDARLESLVVNAVLSGEADEGALSRAAALGWSSPDHVCVVLGTAPEGDSELTVEAIRRAARHHKLQVLTGVLGDRLVVIAGGSDNPMQVAKSLIGPFAAGPVVAGPVVSDLLNATKSAQAAAAGLKACTAWQDAPRPVLADDLLPERAIASDPSAREQLVEEIYRPLEEAGSALLETLSVYLEQASSLEGAARMLFVHPNTVRYRLRRVTDVTGWSPSDVRSAFTLRIALILGRLADGEAPS